A portion of the Lysinibacillus timonensis genome contains these proteins:
- a CDS encoding GNAT family N-acetyltransferase → MEFTLVELNPQHYAFEYKKDGEKLAEIEWVQNGSTMVMNHTYVSDTLRGQGVAKKLLDHAVNYARDNNYKMEAVCSYVVAVFNKSNEYDDVKA, encoded by the coding sequence ATGGAGTTCACATTAGTTGAATTGAATCCGCAACATTATGCTTTTGAATACAAAAAAGATGGAGAAAAGTTAGCGGAAATTGAATGGGTTCAAAATGGAAGTACAATGGTAATGAACCATACGTATGTCTCCGATACTTTAAGAGGGCAAGGGGTAGCAAAAAAACTGTTAGACCATGCTGTAAACTATGCGAGAGATAACAATTATAAGATGGAAGCAGTATGTTCATATGTAGTTGCTGTATTTAATAAATCAAATGAATACGATGATGTAAAAGCATAA
- a CDS encoding LytTR family DNA-binding domain-containing protein has product MDPKQIEEIMDVIKDFFPENTSIAISDTNEYLYYQPSKKVDLKIKPGDPIKEGSAASKALTYGQKISSYIEPDVFGVPYYGMSIPLVEEGETKGAITAIFPQKPSPFLTNYITIKIDDCWYPVKHNQVIYLETQLRKTFVKTMHREGYHRLNLSDLELFLAPDSFIRCHRSYIVNIDFIDEIQPDSHSTFLLIMKDGTRIPVSQRYASYFRRSLGF; this is encoded by the coding sequence GTGGATCCAAAGCAAATTGAAGAAATCATGGATGTAATAAAAGATTTCTTTCCTGAGAACACATCAATTGCTATATCAGATACAAACGAGTATTTGTATTATCAGCCCAGTAAAAAGGTTGATTTAAAAATTAAGCCTGGTGATCCTATTAAAGAAGGGTCTGCCGCATCTAAAGCTCTTACATATGGCCAAAAGATTAGCTCATATATTGAACCTGATGTTTTTGGGGTGCCTTATTATGGTATGAGTATTCCTCTTGTTGAGGAAGGAGAAACAAAAGGGGCAATTACAGCGATTTTCCCACAAAAGCCATCACCGTTTTTGACTAATTATATAACCATCAAAATAGATGATTGCTGGTACCCAGTTAAACATAACCAAGTCATTTATCTTGAAACACAGTTGCGTAAAACTTTTGTTAAAACCATGCATCGTGAAGGTTATCACCGTCTTAACTTAAGTGATTTAGAGCTTTTCTTAGCTCCAGATTCATTTATAAGATGTCATCGTTCTTACATTGTTAACATCGATTTTATTGATGAAATTCAGCCTGATTCTCATTCCACTTTTTTATTAATAATGAAAGATGGAACGAGAATTCCTGTAAGCCAGCGATACGCAAGTTACTTCCGTAGATCATTAGGTTTTTAA
- a CDS encoding S1 RNA-binding domain-containing protein gives MVELKSGQVAELTVLEEQGSRVILTNGDLEVPTNSSEFNTPPRRGDRIKVFLYTDRRGDLQATTAIPHILEGEYGWARVIKVSKEGAYVDIGTSREVLVKAEDLPQVKNIWPEIGDELYMTLRTDRKGDLFGRLVTEEKVNEFYEEGSDELHNKNIKARPYRLLPVGSFLLGVDHLYRIFVHNSEMESEPRLGQEVTLRIIDVKEDGSLNASMLPRKHERLSTDAEQILEYLTSVGGKMPFSDKSTPEEISEMFKMSKGAFKRALGSLMKVGKVKQQDGWTELL, from the coding sequence ATGGTAGAACTTAAATCAGGTCAAGTTGCAGAACTGACAGTTTTAGAAGAGCAAGGCTCGCGTGTAATCTTAACAAACGGAGATTTAGAGGTCCCAACCAATAGTTCGGAATTCAATACGCCTCCAAGAAGAGGGGATCGCATAAAAGTATTTCTTTATACAGATCGAAGAGGCGACCTACAAGCAACAACAGCTATACCGCATATACTTGAAGGTGAGTATGGATGGGCACGTGTGATTAAAGTATCAAAAGAAGGAGCATACGTTGATATAGGTACATCGCGTGAGGTATTGGTAAAGGCAGAGGACTTACCACAAGTGAAAAATATCTGGCCAGAAATTGGTGATGAGTTATATATGACACTTAGAACAGATCGAAAGGGAGATCTGTTTGGCCGGCTAGTAACTGAAGAAAAAGTAAATGAATTTTATGAGGAAGGCTCAGATGAGTTACACAACAAAAATATAAAAGCTCGCCCATATCGTTTGTTACCAGTAGGTTCATTTTTACTAGGTGTGGACCATCTTTACCGTATTTTTGTACACAACTCTGAAATGGAATCAGAACCAAGGTTAGGACAAGAAGTCACTTTACGAATTATCGATGTTAAAGAGGATGGTTCTTTAAATGCTTCCATGCTACCACGAAAACATGAAAGATTAAGTACAGATGCAGAGCAGATCTTAGAGTATTTAACAAGTGTTGGTGGGAAAATGCCCTTTAGTGACAAATCAACCCCAGAAGAAATATCAGAAATGTTTAAAATGAGTAAAGGTGCTTTCAAACGTGCATTAGGGTCGTTGATGAAAGTAGGGAAAGTTAAGCAACAAGATGGATGGACTGAATTACTATAA
- a CDS encoding late competence development ComFB family protein: MPVMTKPYLVNVTEEIVHGLVKFLLFGHEYQTFCHCEMCEMEIVSHALNNLPANYVSTVKERERVYEKLNNPSYIGIVNKEIIRAIHQVGKDPNHQ, encoded by the coding sequence ATGCCAGTTATGACAAAGCCTTACTTAGTTAACGTAACAGAAGAAATTGTGCACGGTCTTGTTAAGTTTTTGTTATTTGGGCACGAATATCAAACCTTTTGCCATTGTGAAATGTGTGAAATGGAAATCGTGTCACATGCTCTAAATAACTTACCTGCTAATTATGTTTCCACGGTTAAAGAAAGAGAACGAGTATATGAAAAGCTAAATAATCCATCTTACATTGGAATTGTTAACAAGGAGATTATTCGTGCTATTCACCAAGTTGGAAAAGATCCGAATCATCAATAA
- the yidC gene encoding membrane protein insertase YidC: MKKLLLFSMLGALLFILTGCQSVENQEGFFYNIFVKPMDFLLDYLGALFGGSYGLAIIAITVAIRLILMPPMLKNYRNQSLMKSKMDIVKPKMDEIQARLKAAETKEQQMAIQQEMLALYRDNGINPLNMGCLPMIIQMPIIMGLYFAILYSADVKSHEFLWFNLGTPDILMTAIAGIVYFLQAQVSLWTVPEAQKAQMKMMIYISPIMIVIISISSMAALPLYWSVSGILLIIQTYIGRKFYSNHPEKVEAN; this comes from the coding sequence ATGAAAAAACTACTGTTATTCTCTATGCTTGGCGCATTGTTATTCATTTTAACGGGATGTCAATCTGTAGAAAATCAAGAAGGATTCTTCTATAACATTTTTGTAAAACCAATGGATTTTTTACTAGATTATCTCGGGGCTTTATTTGGGGGTAGTTACGGACTAGCCATTATTGCAATAACGGTTGCAATTCGTTTAATTCTAATGCCTCCAATGCTTAAAAATTATCGTAATCAATCTTTGATGAAATCTAAAATGGATATCGTAAAACCAAAAATGGATGAGATTCAGGCAAGATTGAAAGCGGCTGAAACAAAAGAACAACAAATGGCAATACAGCAAGAAATGCTTGCTCTATATCGTGATAACGGTATTAACCCGTTAAATATGGGCTGTTTACCGATGATTATTCAAATGCCAATTATTATGGGGTTATACTTTGCCATCCTCTACTCTGCGGATGTGAAATCACATGAGTTCCTATGGTTTAACTTAGGAACACCCGATATATTAATGACTGCCATTGCAGGTATCGTATATTTCTTACAAGCCCAAGTATCATTATGGACTGTACCTGAGGCACAAAAAGCTCAGATGAAAATGATGATTTATATATCACCGATTATGATTGTTATTATTTCTATTTCATCTATGGCAGCGTTACCACTTTATTGGTCTGTTAGTGGTATCTTATTAATTATCCAAACGTACATTGGTCGTAAATTTTATTCAAATCATCCAGAAAAAGTTGAAGCAAACTAG
- a CDS encoding helix-turn-helix transcriptional regulator, whose product MMQHQNSISETISKRYFQEIDGINQYSGIEDFFNIESKLLFEIFHLEAAKAKKSLHEIIDILSIRFGKQVIKIVRNYFIMLSSIVARKLLDNQVPSKKAFAFNLACADMIENKMKDAEFLQFADELIDFYVDFIADRKQPTFKHQTVNKVIMYINDELEKDITVESIANKFHISTSHLSRIFREHVGITLVEYLNVRRVEESQYYLRHTNKSITSISEQFHFCNQSYFTRIFKKYTGVTPKHFRDELHHEFYRFEINDVEYENV is encoded by the coding sequence ATTATGCAGCATCAAAATTCAATTTCCGAAACCATTTCTAAACGATATTTTCAAGAAATTGATGGTATTAACCAATATAGTGGTATTGAAGATTTCTTTAATATTGAATCTAAGCTGTTATTTGAAATCTTTCACCTAGAAGCAGCAAAGGCAAAAAAATCATTACATGAGATTATTGATATATTGTCTATCCGGTTTGGAAAACAAGTGATCAAAATTGTTCGTAATTATTTTATTATGTTATCATCTATCGTTGCTAGAAAGTTGCTAGACAATCAAGTCCCTTCTAAAAAAGCATTTGCATTTAACTTAGCATGTGCAGATATGATAGAAAATAAAATGAAAGACGCGGAGTTTTTGCAATTCGCTGATGAACTAATTGATTTTTATGTTGATTTTATTGCGGATCGTAAACAACCAACATTTAAACATCAGACAGTAAATAAAGTAATCATGTACATAAACGATGAGCTTGAAAAAGATATAACAGTTGAAAGTATAGCGAATAAATTCCATATTAGTACAAGTCATTTATCACGTATTTTTAGAGAGCATGTAGGTATTACATTAGTAGAGTATTTAAATGTTCGAAGAGTTGAAGAATCGCAATATTATTTAAGACATACTAACAAGAGCATCACTTCAATTTCTGAACAGTTTCATTTTTGTAACCAAAGCTACTTTACTCGAATTTTTAAAAAGTACACAGGGGTTACACCAAAACACTTTAGGGATGAATTACATCATGAGTTTTATAGATTCGAAATAAATGATGTTGAATATGAAAATGTATAA
- a CDS encoding D-alanyl-D-alanine carboxypeptidase family protein → MKKSSKSNKINSTLAILTISILVIAIIIILIFSGKESETVEVKNEEQFNQLEKLNEPETTVEDKVNDEAEQSINDNASENPSPVAPSVKKEVEEQQKQQDKGNVNITTNTTENSTQKEENGYIVGQKLPSEPTYIDGILIANKKYPLPKNFNPGEDVEARVAYEEMAVAASKAGIQLTAFSTFRSYDYQQTLYNRYVQRDGKDNADRYSARPGYSEHQTGLAFDIGEVGREDLWLTSEFGETAAGKWLVENAHNYGFILRYPKGKEKITGYMYESWHFRYLGIPVATAVKESGLTLEEFLGIQ, encoded by the coding sequence ATGAAGAAATCCTCGAAATCTAATAAAATCAATTCCACTTTAGCGATACTCACGATTTCTATTTTAGTAATTGCAATAATTATAATTCTAATTTTTTCTGGCAAGGAATCAGAAACTGTTGAAGTGAAAAACGAAGAACAATTCAACCAATTAGAAAAGTTAAATGAACCTGAAACTACTGTAGAAGATAAAGTAAATGATGAGGCTGAACAGTCTATTAACGATAACGCAAGTGAAAACCCTAGTCCTGTCGCTCCTTCTGTAAAAAAAGAAGTGGAAGAACAACAAAAACAACAAGATAAGGGTAATGTTAACATAACTACAAATACAACAGAAAATAGTACACAAAAAGAAGAAAACGGTTATATTGTAGGTCAAAAGTTACCATCTGAGCCTACCTATATTGATGGGATATTGATAGCAAATAAAAAATATCCACTTCCAAAAAACTTCAATCCTGGTGAGGATGTAGAAGCTCGTGTAGCATATGAGGAGATGGCTGTTGCAGCAAGCAAGGCAGGTATTCAACTTACTGCATTCAGTACATTTAGGTCCTACGACTATCAACAGACTTTATATAATCGATATGTACAGCGAGACGGTAAAGATAATGCAGATCGTTATAGTGCTAGGCCGGGATATTCAGAACACCAGACCGGACTTGCTTTTGATATAGGAGAAGTTGGTAGGGAAGACTTATGGTTAACGAGTGAATTCGGCGAAACTGCAGCGGGTAAATGGTTGGTAGAAAATGCACATAACTATGGGTTTATATTACGTTATCCAAAAGGCAAAGAGAAAATTACAGGATATATGTATGAATCATGGCATTTCCGCTATTTAGGAATTCCAGTTGCCACAGCAGTTAAAGAATCGGGACTAACATTAGAAGAATTTTTAGGCATACAGTAA
- the mntR gene encoding transcriptional regulator MntR — translation MPTPSMEDHIEQIYLLIENKGYARVSDIAEALSVLPSSVTKMVQKLDKDGYLVYEKYRGLTLTSKGERLGKRLVKRHELLEQFLRLIGVDENRIYEDVEGIEHHLSWNSIDRIADLVQLLEEDTELVKKLEAMKAQ, via the coding sequence ATGCCAACACCTAGTATGGAAGATCATATCGAACAAATTTATTTGTTAATAGAAAATAAAGGATATGCTCGGGTGTCTGACATAGCAGAAGCATTATCGGTATTACCTTCCTCAGTAACAAAAATGGTCCAGAAGTTAGACAAGGATGGCTATTTAGTATACGAAAAATATAGAGGGCTAACACTTACATCAAAAGGAGAACGGCTTGGTAAACGACTAGTAAAAAGACATGAACTACTTGAACAGTTTCTACGACTAATTGGTGTAGATGAAAATCGTATATATGAGGATGTAGAAGGTATTGAACATCATTTAAGTTGGAATTCTATAGACAGAATTGCTGACTTAGTACAACTATTAGAAGAAGATACAGAGCTAGTGAAAAAATTAGAAGCTATGAAAGCGCAATAA
- a CDS encoding succinate CoA transferase: MDPRVEKRLGLKYLAEKVVSAEEAAKLIPNGAVVGMSGFTRAGDAKVVPMALVERAKNEEFKIDVYTGASLGPEVDKYLAEAGAIRKRGPFIADPMIRNQINSGDVLYVDAHLSHNAELVRQGIIGPIQYLIVEAAAITEDGLIIPTTSVGNSPIFAEYAENIIVELNIAHPESLIGIHDIYVPGAQGERNPIPLTDATQRIGEIGIKVDPAKIKAIVVSEEPDAPSLIVPPDEETQTMANILLDFFRSEIKAGRLTNKLMPLQSGVGSVANAVLDGFADSEFEDLVVASEVLQDAVFNLIDAGKVSYASATSITISEELQKKVYGNLEKYADKLVLRPQEISNHPEVIRRLGLISINTALELDIYGNVNSTHVSGTKMMNGIGGSGDFARNARLGIFVTKSYAKGGAISSIVPMVSHVDHTEHDVDVIVTEQGIADLRGLAPKERAALIIENCAHPDYKEQLRDYYNRAVGATGNAQTPHILEEALSWHVNLAKNKTMKKETANA; this comes from the coding sequence ATGGATCCAAGAGTCGAAAAACGCTTAGGCCTTAAATATTTAGCAGAAAAAGTTGTTTCAGCTGAAGAAGCAGCTAAACTTATTCCAAATGGTGCTGTTGTTGGTATGAGTGGTTTCACACGTGCTGGGGACGCTAAAGTTGTACCAATGGCATTAGTAGAACGTGCTAAAAATGAAGAATTTAAAATCGATGTATACACAGGTGCTTCACTTGGTCCAGAAGTGGACAAGTATTTAGCTGAAGCAGGTGCAATTCGTAAACGTGGACCTTTCATTGCTGATCCGATGATTCGTAACCAAATTAACTCTGGTGATGTTTTATATGTAGACGCTCATCTTTCTCATAACGCTGAGTTAGTACGTCAAGGAATTATCGGGCCAATCCAATATTTAATTGTGGAAGCTGCTGCAATTACAGAAGATGGTTTAATAATCCCAACAACATCTGTTGGTAACTCACCAATTTTTGCTGAATATGCGGAAAATATTATTGTTGAATTAAACATCGCACATCCTGAAAGTCTAATTGGTATTCACGATATTTATGTACCAGGTGCTCAAGGAGAACGCAATCCAATTCCATTAACTGATGCTACACAGCGCATTGGAGAAATCGGAATTAAAGTTGACCCAGCTAAAATTAAAGCAATCGTTGTTTCTGAAGAGCCAGATGCTCCTTCATTAATCGTTCCTCCAGACGAAGAAACACAAACTATGGCAAATATTTTGCTTGATTTCTTCCGTTCTGAAATTAAAGCTGGACGCTTAACGAACAAATTAATGCCTTTACAATCAGGTGTTGGTTCTGTAGCTAATGCTGTACTTGATGGCTTTGCAGATTCTGAATTTGAAGATTTAGTTGTAGCTTCTGAAGTTCTTCAAGATGCTGTATTTAACTTAATTGATGCTGGTAAAGTAAGCTATGCTTCTGCTACATCTATTACAATTTCAGAAGAATTACAGAAAAAAGTATATGGTAACCTTGAAAAGTATGCTGATAAATTAGTATTACGTCCACAAGAAATTTCAAACCATCCAGAAGTAATTCGTCGTCTCGGATTAATTTCTATCAACACTGCACTAGAGTTAGATATCTATGGAAATGTAAACTCTACACATGTTAGTGGTACAAAAATGATGAACGGAATCGGTGGATCTGGGGACTTTGCTCGTAACGCTCGTCTTGGTATTTTCGTAACGAAATCATATGCTAAAGGTGGAGCAATTTCATCAATCGTACCAATGGTATCTCATGTAGACCATACTGAGCATGATGTTGATGTTATTGTTACTGAACAAGGTATTGCTGACTTACGTGGACTAGCACCAAAAGAACGCGCAGCATTAATTATTGAAAACTGTGCACACCCTGATTATAAAGAGCAATTACGTGATTACTATAACCGTGCAGTGGGAGCTACAGGAAATGCTCAAACACCTCACATTTTAGAGGAAGCATTATCTTGGCATGTGAATCTTGCTAAAAATAAAACAATGAAAAAAGAAACTGCGAATGCTTAA